Proteins encoded by one window of Xanthomonas sp. DAR 80977:
- a CDS encoding TonB-dependent receptor — translation MSAPHSHCPHARTVALRSTRVFSDRGVRRSAMFLAVAALLAASAAQAQQAEPAPPAQADDATTQLDTVQVSGTRSSVTKAQLVKQNSEQIVDSIVAEDIGKLPDNNVAEALQRISGIQIARNYGEGSSIAIRGLTQVRTELNGRDIFTANDGRGLSFEDVSAELLAGVNVYKNPSADMIEGGLGGTVDLRTRLPFDYDGRKIAGSVQYNHYDLADDGKPAFSGMFSDRWQTGIGEIGLLLNYSQQTSPFRQDTISIEPWYTQTDLPGYEGQEISVPHGAGINTTVGERKRKTGAFALQWRPNDDVEVTAQVMRSDYDFSWHDYSFFAYSGDAAMQGARDIVVNDRNEFVSGTFQNTPADSNTSLTERHSVTTDYSLGAKWTVNERLNVSTDFQYVDATTKGTRYIVATGMTSTPFYNLDLSGDLPRLSVTDASGAEGYLADPANYVGWKWHLDNKDDNKGTEFAWRSDMDLAFDDGFARSFKAGVRYTDRKAENKGNVWRFMCLNGCAGAAFADYPDIQLVQNPITDFFRGDGYAFGPTLTASDAAVGNYDKTLAAFGASPLQFAPNNINQQNEKTYAAYGVLRFGVDSGSVPFDGNIGIRIVRTELSSNGVRTATDAEGGGLLPVNAQQTYTDVLPSLNLRWFLRDNLQWRFAASRGISRPTFDKLNPNLSLSAADSGGGVTTRTGSAGNPDLEPMKADQFDTALEWYFGKGSMVYGTLFYKKVNGFIANAVFNEVYDGQVWQITRPVNGDNGKIRGVEVGYTQFFDFLPGWLSGFGLQTNYTYVDSEAPSPTATDTSGQALVVPLEGLSKNSYNIILSYEKSRFAGRVAYNWRSDWLVTTAGNGTDNLPVYNKGFGQLDASLRFNIDDVWSVSVDGVNLLDTRNESYLGYESRYRDFVINDRRYGLTLRASF, via the coding sequence ATGTCAGCGCCCCATAGCCATTGTCCGCATGCGCGGACCGTGGCGCTCCGTTCTACCCGTGTTTTTTCCGATCGCGGCGTGCGCCGTTCCGCCATGTTCCTGGCCGTCGCCGCGCTGCTCGCCGCGTCCGCCGCACAGGCCCAGCAAGCCGAGCCGGCCCCGCCCGCGCAGGCCGACGATGCCACCACGCAGCTGGACACGGTGCAGGTCAGCGGCACCCGCAGCAGCGTGACCAAGGCGCAGCTGGTCAAGCAGAATTCCGAGCAGATCGTCGACTCGATCGTGGCCGAGGACATCGGCAAGCTGCCCGACAACAACGTGGCCGAGGCGCTGCAGCGCATCTCCGGCATCCAGATCGCGCGCAATTACGGCGAAGGCAGCAGCATCGCCATCCGCGGCCTGACCCAGGTGCGCACAGAGCTCAACGGCCGCGACATCTTCACCGCCAACGACGGTCGCGGGCTCAGCTTCGAAGACGTGTCGGCGGAACTGCTGGCCGGCGTCAACGTGTACAAGAACCCTTCTGCCGATATGATCGAAGGCGGCCTGGGCGGCACCGTCGACCTGCGCACGCGCCTGCCGTTCGACTACGACGGGCGCAAGATCGCCGGCAGCGTGCAGTACAACCATTACGACCTGGCCGACGACGGCAAGCCGGCGTTCTCGGGCATGTTCAGCGACCGCTGGCAGACCGGCATCGGCGAGATCGGCCTGTTGCTGAACTATTCGCAGCAGACCAGCCCGTTCCGCCAGGACACGATCTCGATCGAACCCTGGTACACGCAGACCGACCTGCCGGGCTACGAAGGCCAGGAGATCTCGGTGCCGCACGGCGCCGGCATCAACACCACAGTCGGCGAGCGCAAGCGCAAGACCGGCGCGTTCGCGCTGCAATGGCGGCCGAACGACGACGTCGAGGTCACCGCGCAGGTCATGCGTTCGGACTACGACTTCAGCTGGCACGACTATTCGTTCTTCGCCTACAGCGGCGATGCGGCGATGCAGGGCGCGCGCGACATCGTGGTCAACGATCGCAACGAATTCGTCAGCGGTACGTTCCAGAACACGCCGGCCGACTCCAACACCAGCCTGACCGAGCGCCATTCGGTGACCACCGACTATTCGCTCGGTGCCAAGTGGACGGTCAACGAACGCCTGAACGTGAGTACCGACTTCCAGTACGTCGACGCCACCACCAAGGGCACGCGCTACATCGTCGCCACCGGCATGACCAGCACCCCGTTCTATAACCTCGACCTGAGCGGCGATCTGCCGCGGCTGTCGGTGACCGACGCCAGCGGCGCCGAAGGCTATCTTGCCGACCCGGCGAACTACGTCGGCTGGAAGTGGCACCTGGACAACAAGGACGACAACAAGGGCACCGAGTTCGCCTGGCGCTCGGACATGGACCTGGCGTTCGACGACGGCTTCGCCCGCAGCTTCAAGGCCGGCGTGCGCTATACCGACCGCAAAGCCGAGAACAAGGGCAACGTCTGGCGCTTCATGTGCTTGAACGGCTGTGCCGGTGCCGCATTCGCTGATTATCCGGACATCCAGCTGGTACAGAATCCGATCACCGATTTCTTCCGCGGCGACGGTTATGCATTCGGGCCGACGCTGACCGCGTCCGACGCGGCGGTGGGCAATTACGACAAGACCCTGGCCGCGTTCGGCGCCTCGCCGCTGCAATTCGCGCCGAACAACATCAACCAGCAGAACGAGAAGACCTACGCCGCCTACGGCGTGCTGCGCTTCGGCGTGGACAGCGGTTCGGTCCCGTTCGACGGCAACATCGGGATCCGCATCGTGCGCACCGAACTGTCCTCCAACGGCGTGCGTACCGCGACCGATGCCGAGGGCGGTGGCCTGCTGCCGGTGAACGCGCAGCAGACCTATACCGATGTGCTGCCCAGCCTCAACCTGCGCTGGTTCCTGCGCGACAACCTGCAGTGGCGTTTCGCCGCCTCGCGCGGCATTTCGCGGCCGACCTTCGACAAACTCAATCCCAACCTGAGCCTGAGTGCGGCCGACAGCGGCGGCGGCGTCACCACGCGTACCGGTTCGGCCGGCAACCCGGACCTGGAGCCGATGAAGGCCGACCAGTTCGACACCGCGCTGGAGTGGTATTTCGGCAAGGGCTCGATGGTGTACGGCACGCTGTTCTACAAGAAGGTCAACGGCTTCATCGCCAATGCCGTGTTCAACGAGGTCTACGACGGCCAGGTGTGGCAGATCACCCGCCCGGTCAATGGCGACAACGGCAAGATCAGGGGTGTGGAAGTGGGCTATACCCAGTTCTTCGACTTCCTGCCGGGCTGGCTGAGCGGCTTCGGCCTGCAGACCAACTACACCTATGTCGACAGCGAGGCACCGAGCCCGACCGCGACCGACACCAGTGGCCAGGCCCTGGTCGTGCCATTGGAGGGTCTGTCCAAGAACAGCTACAACATCATTCTCAGCTACGAGAAGTCGCGCTTCGCCGGCCGTGTCGCCTACAACTGGCGTAGCGACTGGCTGGTGACCACCGCCGGCAACGGCACCGACAACCTGCCGGTGTACAACAAGGGCTTCGGCCAGCTGGATGCGTCGTTGCGCTTCAACATCGACGATGTGTGGTCGGTGTCGGTGGACGGGGTCAATCTGTTGGATACCCGCAACGAGAGCTACCTGGGCTACGAATCGCGCTACCGCGACTTCGTCATCAACGACCGTCGCTATGGCCTGACCCTGCGCGCCAGCTTCTGA
- a CDS encoding TonB-dependent receptor yields MALSIGLLLSAQALAQDADDATKKKSTDPVTQLEAIEVKGVRASLIKSQSIKHDAEQIVDSVSAEDIGALPDRSVTETLQRVSGVTIDHFMARNDPDHFSAEGSGVMIRGMTQVRGELNGRDSFSAASGRGLSFEDVPAELMAGVDVYKNPSAEIIEGGLGGTVNLRTRMPFDQPGRVIGFTADENYGDFSKTYKPSGSFLFSDRWETGVGEMGLMLDVAYSELATRSDGIQVEPFVRRTDAALLAGTDFDKVYVPGGVNWRQLDFERKRKGVAGAFQWRPSDDTEIYVQYMRSTYDMNWQERAAFFNDDTNAISPAPGTTFTYDADGRFVSGSPVSSSWRGNVTGNDGVRFYTDNRYAQQSTTTSDLSGGFTHKLTSNLTVRGDMQLVQSESDSLDFTLFSSVYLPGLTFDLSGKYPSVSIADTSYTSDPSNYFWSAAMDHLAKNRGRELATRFDLEYTYDDNPWLRTFRAGIRGTSRTQTNKNSGYNWGVISDNWATIPGTSTGLADLASYMTSSSQLYSYSNLFRGKISVPNSLYFPSNAAVKDYAGTSKLIEQIVALRGWGWAPDEYQLQDTNRQFERTQAAYAVLYFGNDDALGVPVDGNVGVRIVQTKTEATGYGQFPDLSATAASDALKAQYTGQFFANNAQGSYTNVLPSFNMRFKFSDALQWRIAASKAMARPDYTQLQPYLLLAATTEEDGTVSKWTGTAGNPNLKPMKANQYDTALEWYFDTSDMMYLTLFYKSVKDYFSTQTTTETYGGQDWLVTRPYNMAKGRIRGFEYGYTQFFDSLPGWMSGFGVNANFTFVDSSGGVNSATDPYSQTTVTGVSLPLEGLSRRSYNLAGIYEKGPLSVRLAYNWRSRYLLTASDVATKLPTWADDYGQLDASVFYRFTPHLQLGVQANNLTNTVTKVLMGPTSYADGEVDNHLYTRSWFVNDRRYSLVLRANW; encoded by the coding sequence ATGGCGCTGAGCATCGGCCTGCTGCTGAGCGCGCAGGCGCTGGCACAGGACGCCGACGACGCCACCAAGAAGAAGAGCACCGACCCGGTGACCCAGCTCGAGGCGATCGAGGTCAAGGGCGTGCGCGCCAGCCTGATCAAGTCGCAGTCGATCAAGCACGATGCCGAGCAGATCGTCGACTCGGTCAGCGCCGAGGACATCGGCGCGCTGCCCGACCGCAGCGTCACCGAGACCCTGCAGCGGGTCAGCGGCGTGACCATCGACCACTTCATGGCGCGCAACGACCCCGACCATTTCTCCGCCGAAGGCAGCGGCGTGATGATCCGCGGCATGACCCAGGTGCGCGGCGAACTCAACGGCCGCGACAGCTTCAGCGCCGCCAGCGGCCGCGGGCTCAGCTTCGAGGACGTGCCGGCCGAACTGATGGCCGGCGTGGACGTGTACAAGAATCCTTCGGCCGAGATCATCGAAGGCGGCCTCGGCGGCACGGTCAACCTGCGCACGCGCATGCCGTTCGACCAGCCCGGCCGGGTGATCGGCTTCACCGCCGACGAGAACTACGGCGATTTCAGCAAGACCTACAAGCCGTCCGGCTCGTTCCTGTTCAGCGATCGCTGGGAGACCGGCGTCGGCGAGATGGGCCTGATGCTGGACGTGGCCTACTCGGAACTGGCCACCCGCAGCGACGGCATCCAGGTGGAACCGTTCGTGCGCCGCACCGATGCGGCGCTGCTGGCCGGCACCGATTTCGACAAGGTCTACGTGCCCGGCGGCGTCAACTGGCGGCAGCTGGACTTCGAGCGCAAGCGCAAGGGCGTGGCCGGGGCGTTCCAGTGGCGGCCCAGCGACGACACCGAAATCTACGTGCAGTACATGCGTTCCACCTACGACATGAACTGGCAGGAGCGCGCGGCGTTCTTCAACGACGACACCAACGCGATCAGCCCCGCCCCCGGCACCACCTTCACCTACGATGCCGACGGCCGTTTCGTCAGCGGCTCGCCGGTGTCCAGTTCCTGGCGCGGCAACGTCACCGGCAACGACGGCGTGCGCTTCTACACCGACAACCGCTACGCGCAGCAGAGCACCACCACCTCCGACCTGTCCGGCGGCTTCACCCACAAGCTCACCAGCAACCTCACCGTGCGCGGCGACATGCAGCTGGTGCAGTCGGAAAGCGATTCGCTGGACTTCACCCTGTTCAGTTCGGTCTACCTGCCGGGCCTGACCTTCGACCTGAGCGGCAAGTACCCGTCGGTGTCGATCGCCGACACCAGCTATACCTCCGACCCCTCCAATTACTTCTGGAGCGCGGCGATGGACCACCTGGCGAAGAACCGCGGCCGCGAGCTGGCCACGCGCTTCGACCTGGAATACACCTACGACGACAATCCGTGGCTGCGCACCTTCCGCGCCGGTATCCGCGGCACCTCGCGCACCCAGACCAACAAGAACTCCGGCTACAACTGGGGTGTGATCAGCGACAACTGGGCGACGATTCCCGGGACCAGCACCGGCCTGGCCGACCTGGCCAGCTACATGACCTCGTCCTCGCAGCTGTATTCGTACTCCAACCTGTTCCGCGGCAAGATCAGCGTGCCCAACAGCCTGTACTTCCCGAGCAACGCCGCGGTCAAGGACTATGCCGGCACCTCCAAGCTGATCGAGCAGATCGTGGCGCTGCGCGGCTGGGGCTGGGCGCCGGACGAGTACCAGTTGCAGGACACCAACCGCCAGTTCGAGCGCACCCAGGCCGCCTACGCGGTGCTGTACTTCGGCAACGACGATGCGCTGGGCGTGCCGGTGGACGGCAACGTCGGCGTGCGCATCGTGCAGACCAAGACCGAGGCCACCGGCTACGGCCAGTTCCCCGACCTGTCGGCCACCGCCGCCTCCGATGCGCTCAAGGCGCAGTACACCGGGCAGTTCTTCGCCAACAATGCGCAGGGCAGCTACACCAACGTGCTGCCGAGCTTCAACATGCGCTTCAAGTTCTCCGATGCGCTGCAGTGGCGCATCGCCGCGTCCAAGGCGATGGCGCGGCCGGACTACACCCAGCTGCAGCCGTACCTGCTGCTGGCGGCCACCACCGAGGAGGACGGCACCGTGTCCAAGTGGACCGGCACCGCGGGCAACCCGAACCTCAAGCCGATGAAGGCCAACCAGTACGACACCGCGCTGGAATGGTATTTCGATACCAGCGACATGATGTACCTGACCCTGTTCTACAAGAGCGTCAAGGACTACTTCTCCACCCAGACCACCACCGAGACCTACGGCGGCCAGGACTGGCTGGTGACGCGTCCGTACAACATGGCCAAGGGCCGCATCCGCGGTTTCGAATACGGCTACACGCAGTTCTTCGACTCGCTGCCGGGCTGGATGAGCGGCTTCGGCGTCAACGCCAACTTCACCTTCGTCGACAGCAGCGGCGGCGTCAATTCGGCGACCGATCCCTACAGCCAGACCACCGTCACCGGCGTGAGCCTGCCGCTGGAAGGCCTGTCGCGGCGCAGCTACAACCTCGCCGGCATCTACGAGAAGGGGCCGCTGTCGGTGCGCCTGGCCTACAACTGGCGTTCGCGCTACCTGCTGACCGCCAGCGACGTGGCGACCAAGCTGCCGACCTGGGCGGACGACTACGGCCAGCTCGATGCCTCGGTGTTCTATCGCTTCACCCCGCACCTGCAGCTCGGCGTCCAGGCCAACAACCTGACCAACACCGTGACCAAGGTGCTGATGGGGCCGACCTCCTACGCCGACGGCGAGGTCGACAACCACCTGTACACGCGCAGCTGGTTCGTCAACGACCGCCGCTATTCGCTGGTGCTGCGCGCCAACTGGTAA